One stretch of Corallococcus soli DNA includes these proteins:
- a CDS encoding xanthine dehydrogenase family protein molybdopterin-binding subunit, with amino-acid sequence MEEPRIRLSRRSVLQGLGIVTAGLSLEVVLPNRAHAAPMPTAYPPVPPEGLRANVFVHLAPDGLVTIVCHRSEMGQGVRSSLPVLIADELGADMAHVKIVQGDGDEAYGDQNTDGSSSVRKIFDDLRYAGATARTMLVAVAAKRWKVAPEACEARDHAVFLKGSQKAFKFGELTTDAAKLKVPAKSAVTLRPRSELKHLGKELPLIDGPDIVTGRAVFGADVKLPGMLTAVIARPPVAGGKVARYDAAKTLAVPGVRKVVELPTAQKPFLFQPLGGLVVVADHTWAAMKGRAVLDVTWEGGDNATYDSAAYREQLLEVIGKPGKVVRNVGDAEAALAKSAKRVTATYNTPHLAHAPMEPPAAVAKVENGTCEVWATTQNPQAARSEVATALGMDPSKVTIHVTLLGGGFGRKSKPDYVVEAALVSKAMGAPVRLQWTREDDVRHDYYHSTSAQRLEAGLDANGKVVAWHQRIAFPPIGSTFADSTFAGEGEMGQGITDLPLAIPDVRMENCEARAHTRIGWLRSVANIYHAFAVQSFIDELAHAKGTDPRDTLLEVLGPSRIVTPKELGVPKVPNYGQSLEQHPVDTARLRRVIERVTGLARWDERKQQGRALGLAAHRSFLTYVAVVVSVVKDANEQIRVDEAWIVADAGTIINLERVRAQMEGAVVFGLSLGLYGQITMKDGATVESNFRDYRLARIAETPRKIHVDIIPSDGPPGGVGEPGVPPVAPALANAVFALTGTRVRELPLVKSVKV; translated from the coding sequence ATGGAAGAACCCCGCATCCGGCTGTCGCGCCGTTCGGTGCTCCAGGGCCTGGGAATCGTGACCGCGGGGCTGAGCCTGGAGGTGGTGCTGCCCAACCGGGCGCACGCCGCGCCCATGCCCACCGCCTACCCGCCGGTGCCCCCGGAGGGCCTGCGGGCGAACGTCTTCGTGCACTTGGCGCCGGACGGGCTGGTCACCATCGTGTGCCACCGCTCGGAGATGGGGCAGGGCGTGCGCAGCTCGCTGCCGGTGCTCATCGCGGACGAGCTGGGCGCGGACATGGCCCACGTGAAGATCGTCCAGGGTGACGGCGACGAGGCGTACGGCGACCAGAACACCGACGGCTCCAGCAGCGTGCGGAAGATCTTCGACGACCTGCGGTACGCGGGCGCGACGGCGCGCACGATGTTGGTGGCGGTGGCGGCGAAGCGCTGGAAGGTGGCGCCCGAGGCGTGCGAGGCGCGCGACCACGCGGTGTTCCTCAAGGGCAGCCAGAAGGCCTTCAAGTTCGGGGAGCTGACGACCGACGCGGCGAAGCTCAAGGTCCCCGCGAAGAGCGCGGTGACGCTGCGTCCGCGCAGCGAGCTCAAGCACCTGGGCAAGGAGCTGCCGCTGATCGACGGCCCGGACATCGTGACGGGGCGTGCGGTGTTCGGCGCGGACGTGAAGCTGCCGGGGATGCTCACGGCGGTCATCGCGCGTCCGCCCGTGGCGGGAGGCAAGGTGGCCCGCTACGACGCGGCGAAGACGCTGGCGGTCCCGGGCGTGCGCAAGGTGGTGGAGCTGCCCACGGCGCAGAAGCCGTTCCTCTTCCAGCCGCTGGGCGGGCTGGTGGTGGTGGCGGACCACACCTGGGCGGCGATGAAGGGCCGCGCGGTGTTGGACGTGACGTGGGAGGGCGGGGACAACGCCACCTATGACTCGGCGGCCTACCGCGAGCAGCTGCTGGAGGTGATTGGCAAGCCGGGCAAGGTGGTGCGCAACGTCGGCGACGCGGAGGCCGCGCTGGCGAAGTCAGCGAAGCGGGTGACGGCCACGTACAACACGCCGCACCTGGCGCACGCGCCCATGGAGCCGCCCGCGGCGGTGGCGAAGGTGGAGAACGGCACCTGCGAGGTGTGGGCCACGACGCAGAATCCACAGGCCGCGCGCAGCGAGGTGGCGACGGCGCTCGGGATGGATCCGTCGAAGGTGACCATCCACGTCACGCTGCTGGGTGGCGGGTTCGGCCGCAAGTCGAAGCCGGACTACGTGGTGGAGGCGGCGCTGGTGTCGAAGGCGATGGGCGCGCCGGTGCGCTTGCAGTGGACGCGCGAGGACGACGTGCGCCACGACTACTACCATTCGACGAGCGCGCAGCGGCTGGAGGCGGGCCTGGACGCGAACGGCAAGGTGGTGGCGTGGCACCAGCGCATCGCGTTCCCGCCGATCGGCTCCACGTTCGCGGACTCGACGTTCGCGGGGGAGGGGGAGATGGGGCAGGGAATCACGGACCTGCCGCTGGCCATCCCCGACGTCCGGATGGAGAACTGCGAAGCGCGGGCACACACGCGCATCGGCTGGCTGCGCTCCGTGGCGAACATCTACCACGCGTTCGCGGTGCAGAGCTTCATCGACGAGCTGGCGCACGCAAAGGGCACGGATCCGCGAGACACGTTGCTGGAGGTGCTGGGGCCTTCCCGCATCGTGACGCCGAAGGAGCTGGGCGTCCCGAAGGTGCCGAACTACGGGCAGTCGCTGGAGCAGCACCCGGTGGACACGGCGCGGCTGCGGCGCGTGATCGAGCGCGTGACGGGGCTTGCGCGGTGGGATGAGCGCAAGCAGCAGGGAAGGGCGCTGGGGCTCGCGGCGCACCGCAGCTTCCTGACCTATGTGGCGGTGGTGGTGTCGGTGGTGAAGGACGCCAACGAGCAGATCCGCGTGGACGAGGCGTGGATCGTCGCGGACGCGGGCACCATCATCAACCTGGAGCGCGTGCGGGCCCAGATGGAGGGCGCGGTGGTGTTCGGCCTGAGCCTGGGGCTGTACGGACAGATCACGATGAAGGACGGCGCCACGGTGGAGAGCAACTTCCGTGACTACCGCCTGGCGCGCATCGCGGAGACGCCCCGGAAGATCCACGTCGACATCATCCCCAGCGACGGGCCGCCGGGGGGCGTGGGTGAGCCTGGAGTACCCCCCGTGGCCCCGGCGCTGGCCAATGCCGTGTTCGCGCTCACGGGCACCCGGGTGCGCGAGCTGCCGCTGGTGAAGTCCGTGAAGGTCTGA
- a CDS encoding AAA family ATPase: MDRYPFSIPALRHLETLEFHPQVTFLVGENGSGKSTLIEAIALSMGFNAEGGSKNFNFSTRRSESDLHEYLRPVRGTRRPKTGYFLRAESFFNVATEVDNNPTALDSHGGVSLHEQSHGESFMALVTNRFFANGLYILDEPEAALSPQRQLALLRTMDQLARGQGSQFIIATHSPIVLAYPHARIYQLAPEGISPVLYEETEHYTLTRDFLLNRERYLKRLFEDGCS, translated from the coding sequence ATGGACCGGTATCCGTTCAGCATCCCGGCGCTCCGCCACCTGGAGACGCTGGAGTTCCACCCGCAGGTGACGTTCCTGGTCGGGGAGAACGGCAGCGGCAAGTCCACGCTCATTGAGGCCATTGCCCTGTCCATGGGCTTCAACGCCGAGGGCGGGAGCAAGAACTTCAACTTCTCCACGCGTCGGAGCGAATCCGACCTGCACGAGTACCTCCGGCCGGTTCGTGGCACGCGGCGTCCGAAGACGGGCTACTTCCTCCGCGCGGAGAGCTTCTTCAACGTGGCGACGGAAGTCGACAACAACCCCACGGCGCTCGACTCGCATGGCGGTGTGTCGCTGCACGAGCAGTCGCACGGCGAATCCTTCATGGCGCTGGTGACAAACCGCTTCTTCGCGAACGGGCTCTACATCCTGGACGAGCCCGAGGCCGCGCTCTCACCGCAGCGGCAGCTCGCGCTCTTGCGGACGATGGATCAACTCGCCCGGGGGCAGGGGTCGCAGTTCATCATCGCGACCCACTCGCCCATCGTGCTCGCCTATCCGCACGCCCGCATCTATCAACTCGCGCCCGAGGGCATCTCGCCGGTGCTCTACGAAGAGACGGAGCACTACACGCTGACACGGGACTTCCTGCTCAACCGCGAGCGCTACCTGAAGCGGCTGTTCGAAGACGGTTGCAGTTGA
- the thiC gene encoding phosphomethylpyrimidine synthase ThiC yields MSGASKSLKVDGKVLEGISRGPLPASQKVYVSGTLHPDIRVPLREIAQTPTRHHGPAGSGPETANPPVHVYDSSGPYTDPAADIDLRRGLPALRESWIHARADTQELAGITSEYGRAREADPRLAGLRFNHIRKPRVAKAGSNVSQMHYARKGIITPEMEYVAVRENQKLHASLAAQHPGNAFGAAIPRVITPEFVRDEIARGRAIIPANINHPELEPMIIGRNFLVKINANIGNSAVTSSIEEEVEKMVWSIRWGADTVMDLSTGRNIHETREWILRNAPVPIGTVPIYQALEKVNGKAEELTWDIFRDTLIEQAEQGVDYFTIHAGVRLQYVPLTAKRLTGIVSRGGSILAKWCLAHHRENFLYTHFEEICEIMKAYDVSFSLGDGLRPGSIADANDAAQFGELETLGELTKVAWKHDVQVMIEGPGHVPMHLIQENMTKQLAVCHEAPFYTLGPLTTDIAPGYDHFTSGIGAAMIGWFGTAMLCYVTPKEHLGLPNRDDVKEGVITYKIAAHAADLAKGHPGAQARDNALSKARFEFRWEDQFNLSLDPERARAFHDETLPAEGAKVAHFCSMCGPHFCSMKITQDVRDYADKVGVNEVQALETGMKEKSEEFKKAGSELYR; encoded by the coding sequence ATGAGTGGAGCGTCCAAGAGCCTGAAGGTCGACGGGAAGGTGCTGGAGGGGATCAGCCGCGGCCCGCTTCCCGCCTCCCAGAAGGTCTACGTGTCCGGGACCCTGCACCCCGACATCCGCGTCCCCCTGCGCGAAATCGCCCAGACGCCCACCCGCCACCACGGCCCCGCGGGCTCCGGCCCGGAGACGGCCAACCCCCCCGTCCACGTCTACGACTCCAGCGGTCCCTACACCGACCCCGCCGCGGACATCGACCTGCGCCGGGGCCTGCCCGCCCTGCGTGAGAGCTGGATCCACGCCCGCGCGGACACCCAGGAGCTGGCCGGCATCACCTCCGAGTACGGCCGCGCCCGCGAAGCGGACCCGCGCCTGGCCGGCCTGCGCTTCAACCACATCCGCAAGCCCCGCGTCGCGAAGGCCGGAAGCAACGTCAGCCAGATGCACTACGCCCGCAAGGGCATCATCACGCCGGAGATGGAATACGTCGCCGTGCGCGAGAACCAGAAGCTGCACGCGTCGCTCGCCGCCCAGCACCCCGGCAACGCCTTCGGCGCCGCCATCCCGCGCGTCATCACCCCGGAGTTCGTGCGCGATGAGATTGCCCGGGGCCGCGCCATCATCCCCGCCAACATCAACCACCCGGAGCTGGAGCCGATGATCATCGGCCGCAACTTCCTGGTGAAGATCAACGCCAACATCGGCAACTCCGCCGTCACGTCCTCCATCGAGGAGGAGGTGGAGAAGATGGTCTGGTCCATCCGCTGGGGCGCGGACACCGTCATGGACCTGTCCACCGGCCGCAACATCCACGAGACGCGCGAGTGGATCCTCCGCAACGCACCCGTGCCCATCGGCACCGTGCCCATCTACCAGGCCCTGGAGAAGGTCAACGGCAAGGCCGAAGAGCTCACCTGGGACATCTTCCGCGACACGCTCATCGAGCAGGCGGAGCAGGGCGTGGACTACTTCACCATCCACGCGGGCGTGCGCCTCCAGTACGTCCCGCTCACCGCGAAGCGCCTCACCGGCATCGTCAGCCGCGGCGGCTCCATCCTCGCCAAGTGGTGCCTGGCCCACCACCGGGAGAACTTCCTCTACACGCACTTCGAGGAGATCTGCGAGATCATGAAGGCGTACGACGTCAGCTTCAGCCTGGGGGACGGCCTGCGCCCCGGCTCCATCGCCGACGCCAACGACGCCGCGCAGTTCGGAGAGCTGGAGACGCTGGGCGAGCTGACGAAGGTCGCCTGGAAGCACGACGTGCAGGTGATGATTGAAGGCCCCGGCCACGTCCCCATGCACCTCATCCAGGAGAACATGACGAAGCAGCTCGCCGTGTGCCACGAGGCGCCCTTCTACACGCTGGGGCCCCTCACCACGGACATCGCCCCGGGCTACGATCACTTCACCAGTGGCATTGGCGCGGCGATGATCGGCTGGTTCGGCACGGCGATGCTCTGCTACGTGACGCCCAAGGAGCACCTGGGCCTGCCCAACCGCGATGACGTGAAGGAAGGCGTCATCACGTACAAGATCGCTGCCCACGCCGCGGACCTGGCCAAGGGGCACCCGGGCGCCCAGGCGCGCGACAACGCCCTGTCCAAGGCGCGCTTCGAGTTCCGCTGGGAGGATCAGTTCAACCTGTCACTGGACCCCGAGCGCGCCCGCGCCTTCCACGACGAGACGCTCCCCGCCGAAGGGGCCAAGGTCGCCCACTTCTGCTCCATGTGCGGCCCGCACTTCTGCTCCATGAAGATCACCCAGGACGTGCGCGACTACGCCGACAAGGTGGGCGTCAACGAGGTCCAGGCGCTGGAGACGGGCATGAAGGAGAAGAGCGAGGAATTCAAGAAGGCGGGCAGCGAGCTGTACCGCTGA